GAATCAAAGTCCAACCGGATTCCTCGCAACGAATCAGGAACTTATCTTGTTCTAACTCACTTAAAGCCTTAGCAACTTGTTGCTCATCCCAGTTCAAGTCAGAAGCAACGTAACCAATCGGCAACCGAAAGCAGCCAAGCAAATTACAATGTGGGCATGTAAGCAAATACAGTCCTAGCAACTTCGCAGAGTCACTCCAGGACAAAACGTTTTGCTTTAGCCAAAAGCGGGTGTAGACCTTGCCATAATCACGCATGGAGGTCCTCGCTTCTGTGTTTACGTAAAATGCTGACCATTACTTGCCCTTAATCCTACTGGTTACTGGCTTTCAGCTCGCTTGGGCATTCGGGGTAGATGTCCGGTCTTAACTGAGATCGGGTTACCTGTCCTTGCGTAGCTTGTTCGATGGGTAAAACGAATTCAGCGGGAACACGTCCTGATTTATTCAACCAAAACCAGACGTTTTGCTGTTTTGAGTTGATGGCTCGCGCTAATGCTGATTGCCCGCCGACCAAGTCAATGGCACGGCGGAGATGTTTTTGTGTCGTGTTGAACACTTCCATACCGTCTCCTGTTACAATAAAAACTGTTACAAGATTGAATGTTACAGTTTAAACTGTAGATAAGTCAACAGTTAAAATTGTTGAAAGGCTACAGTTTTATTTGTAGAATACGGGCTTATGAAAACTTTATCCGAACGACTAAACCATGCCTTGCAGCTTACTGGGGTGACTCAGTCTGAGTTGGCTCGTCGCATTGGTATCAAACAGCAGTCGATCAGCCAGATTTGCTCTGGTAAATCGGCTAGGTCTCGTTACACCATGCAGATCGCGGAGGCGCTTCGCGTGAATGCTCATTGGCTCGCCACAGGTGATGGCGAGATTGGCTTGGGGGTCGGTAATGTAGAAGTCGGGCCTGATATTAAGGGAAGAATTCCTCTCATTAACTGGGTTCAGGCCGGTGATTGGACTGAAATAGCGGAGGGATTTGCCCATGAAGATGCTGAGGAGTGGCGTGAAGTCACTGGGAAAGCACATGAGGGTTGTTTCGCACTTCGCGTAAAAGGCGACAGTATGGAAAATCCAAGCGGAAAAAAATCCATACCTGAGGGAGCAGTGATCGTTGTTGATCCTGAGTTACCGTACTCTTCAGGTTCATTGGTTGTTGCGCGTTTGGATGATTCGAAAGAAGCAACCTTTAAGCAGTTGGTTATTGATGGTGAACAGAAGTATCTAAAACCTTTGAACCCGCAATACCCGGCAATACCGATCAACGGCAACTGCACCATCATCGGTGTAGTACGACAAGCTATCATCGATTTCTGGTAGCGAAGGAATTTGTGGTTTAGCCACAGTTGTTCATGAGCTGAAGAAGCAACGATTGCAAACAGCTACAACTGAGCATTGGCGCACGCTGAGAGTAAATGGTAACCGATTAGATAACCATTGATTGTTTATAAAGTCAAGATCAGCGAAAATAGCGGCCAATTACGATTAACACGACGGATTTGACAAGCGAAGAACTGAAAAGAGAGTACTTCCAAAAGTGTGTACAAATCCGTGTACAAACTAAAAGAATTTATACATGGCAAACCAAGATTTTCTCAATGAAATCAATAAGCGAAGGACCTTTGCTATCATCTCCCACCCTGATGCCGGTAAAACCACTATCACCGAAAAACTGCTGTTATTCGGAAACCTGATTCAGAAAGCCGGTACGGTAAAAGGCAAAAAGGCTGATCGTCATGCGACGTCAGACTGGATGAGTATGGAGCAGGAGCGGGGGATCTCGGTTACTTCTTCCGTTATGCAGTTTCCGCATAATGGCCGTATCGTTAATCTGCTGGATACACCGGGTCACGAAGACTTCTCGGAAGATACCTATCGCACACTGACCGCTGTGGATTCCGCGCTGATGGTTGTGGATGGTGCTAAAGGTGTCGAGGACCGGACCATCAAGCTGATGGAGGTTTGTCGTTTACGTGACACGCCGATTCTTTCTTTCGTCAACAAAATGGATCGGGATATTCGTGATCCTATTGATTTGCTGGATGAGATCGAAGACGTTCTGAAAATTGCGGCAGCTCCTATTACCTGGCCTATCAGCATGGGTAAGGATTTCCGTGGGGTGTATAACCTCTATACTGATACCATTCATGTATTCACGCCTGGCCAGGGAAGTATTATTCCTGATGACATTCAGGT
The DNA window shown above is from Aliamphritea ceti and carries:
- a CDS encoding helix-turn-helix domain-containing protein; translated protein: MEVFNTTQKHLRRAIDLVGGQSALARAINSKQQNVWFWLNKSGRVPAEFVLPIEQATQGQVTRSQLRPDIYPECPSELKASNQ
- a CDS encoding LexA family protein is translated as MKTLSERLNHALQLTGVTQSELARRIGIKQQSISQICSGKSARSRYTMQIAEALRVNAHWLATGDGEIGLGVGNVEVGPDIKGRIPLINWVQAGDWTEIAEGFAHEDAEEWREVTGKAHEGCFALRVKGDSMENPSGKKSIPEGAVIVVDPELPYSSGSLVVARLDDSKEATFKQLVIDGEQKYLKPLNPQYPAIPINGNCTIIGVVRQAIIDFW